One genomic window of Quercus robur chromosome 6, dhQueRobu3.1, whole genome shotgun sequence includes the following:
- the LOC126689409 gene encoding uncharacterized protein LOC126689409 isoform X3 → MEEGLRSGGPSGLVVKNRNSSGCLIVRKKSGDGVGGVAGSSSSRKVYERRKEKKRSRLVLSDSGSSDELLPTPRRRVAPETIRVCNGLSAYDKGIGEGSGVVRKRDRLDHVRHYEDGMIGRNGFDESERKRNKMDVFEFDEYDGLDGERMRRKRFDGSGIEVGGRRYFGSMDKPRGGMEREYETGPSRHGYDKRKNLYFDRTGGLNLGDNVDNGRFKMSRDGAQLPQSFLREKFGGHSDEPIRVQGKNGVLKVMVNKKKKLGGGPLENFDPRKAEESRKSLKTPDVAKRNIVIHSSSYPPETKLIEKPGLYVRPEKSQLALQKSLSSKNIKGVKWDSEDSDTSLKLRLKNVEAHDSMKKVSCKEENTPMKIVSSKEEKTPPCEKLPPTAIKEGKVRRGSGTEKQKLRERIRGMLLEAGWTIDYRPRRNRDYLDAVYINPSGTAYWSIIKAYDALQKQLKDEDDEAKVSGDIASFAPIADDVLSQLTRKTRKKIEKELKKKRRDYSDSENEAEPAVRRSASTKHDVDSMDSASHEEKLSSFIKQGGKSMKGRMNENGSASVNSKSQNSTHDSIEKVSSGSNSRILHGRKSRKLGRCTLLVRSSKKGQNSETDGFIPYTGKRTLLSWLIDSKTVELSQKVQYMNRRRTRVMLEGWITRDGIHCGCCSKILTVSKFEIHAGSKLRQPFQHIYLDSGISLLQCQIDAWNSQEESERIGFHSIDIDGDDPNDDTCGICADGGDLICCDGCPSTFHQSCLDIQTLPPGDWHCPNCTCKFCGLVSVGVAEGDDSTASALLKCSLCEKKYHESCMPETDAIPVDSNNLVPSFCGQKCKEIFEHLQKYLGVKHELEAGFSWSLIHRMDEDSDTSLRGLPQRVEGNSKLAVALTVMDECFLPVVDRRSGVNLIHNVLYNCGSNFNRINYSGFYTAILERGDEIICAASIRFHGTKLAEMPFIGTRHIYRRQGMCRRLFGAIESALCSLKVEKLIIPAIAELMHTWTMVFGFTPLEESLRKEMRSMNMLVFPGTDMLQKLLLEQDNMEGNMTGSTGAKQMECKIKLSTKPEAENKSDVDSLAGHDSNGCNSNGSDLAKEIADEVAAADDKSDKDSSVGHDPHACDDTGLHDANELTDEVVATDNKCDMNSSADLHGYGDAGLQGGDELMNEAADADNKSDMDSSAGRDPQGCDNSGLRGANDSVDDKSGMDSASGHDSQGGDDAGLPSANETADNFETADSSSLDALKLKIPALTEQTVCSGSLSGDKLAESVSKKKPDPPPSVSCDAIEMGNKPLLDFPVKDNMQSSVQCPLVPLNDTLVMSSSLDASDEVKIPVSVEGTACSDSHAEDKLAQLASGRKCMSSSDISHDVLELENKPAMDFPVEDHAQSLEVSDMDGVHEVNDIDCLEPVPSSGEIFAENTTKEINEKQDVSDSTQNGSVSCARQW, encoded by the exons ATGGAAGAGGGGTTGAGATCTGGTGGCCCTTCGGGGCTAGTGGTGAAGAATAGGAACTCTTCGGGTTGTTTAATCGTTAGGAAAAAGAGTGGGGATGGGGTGGGAGGAGTGGCTGGTTCTTCGAGTTCTCGAAAGGTTTACGAGCggagaaaggagaagaagaggtcTAGGTTGGTTTTGAGTGATTCGGGGTCGAGTGACGAGCTTTTGCCCACGCCTCGGAGAAGGGTTGCCCCTGAAACTATTAGGGTTTGCAATGGTTTATCTGCCTATGATAAGGGTATTGGAGAGGGGAGTGGAGTTGTTCGAAAGAGGGATAGGTTGGATCATGTTAGGCATTATGAGGATGGTATGATTGGTAGGAATGGCTTTGATGAGAGCGAAaggaagaggaataagatggatgtttttgagtttgatgAGTATGATGGGCTTGATGGGGAAAGGATGCGTAGGAAACGTTTCGATGGTAGTGGAATTGAAGTTGGAGGAAGGAGGTATTTTGGATCGATGGATAAGCCTCGAGGTGGGATGGAGAGGGAATATGAAACCGGGCCGAGTAGACATGGTTATGAcaagagaaaaaatttatattttgaccGGACAGGTGGCTTGAATTTGGGAGATAATGTGGATAATGGTAGGTTTAAGATGAGTAGAGATGGAGCTCAGCTACCTCAATCATTTTTAAGGGAGAAGTTCGGGGGTCATTCAGATGAGCCGATTAGAGTTCAGGGCAAAAATGGTGTTTTGAAGGTGATGgtaaacaagaagaagaaattgggTGGTGGGCCTTTGGAAAATTTTGATCCCCGCAAAGCTGAGGAAAGTAGAAAGAGTTTGAAAACTCCAGATGTTGCTAAAAGGAATATAGTAATTCATTCTTCATCATACCCACCTGAGACAAAACTTATAGAGAAACCAGGTTTATATGTCCGGCCAGAAAAAAGTCAGCTGGCTTTGCAGAAATCTCTATCAAGTAAGAATATCAAGGGTGTCAAATGGGATTCAGAGGACAGTGATACGTCATTAAAGCTAAGATTGAAGAATGTGGAGGCCCATGATTCTATGAAGAAGGTAAGTTGCAAAGAAGAAAATACTCCTATGAAAATAGTAAGTTCCAAAGAAGAAAAGACTCCTCCTTGTGAGAAGCTCCCACCAACTGCAATTAAAGAAGGAAAAGTTAGGCGTGGTAGTGGCACAGAAAAGCAAAAACTGCGTGAACGGATTAGAGGGATGCTTCTGGAAGCTGGCTGGACAATAGATTATAGGCCTAGGAGGAACAGAGACTATCTAGATGCTGTGTACATTAATCCCTCAGGAACAGCGTACTGGTCAATCATCAAGGCCTATGACGCACTTCAAAAGCAATTGAAAGACGAGGATGATGAGGCCAAAGTCAGTGGGGACATTGCTTCATTTGCTCCTATAGCAGATGATGTGCTCAGCCAATTAACCAGGAAAACTCGAAAGAAAATTGAGAAGGAACTGAAAAAGAAGCGAAGAGATTACAGTGATAGTGAGAATGAAGCAGAACCTGCTGTGAGAAGATCTGCAAGTACCAAGCATGATGTGGATAGCATGGACAGTGCTAGCCATGAAGAGAAACTAAGCTCCTTCATAAAGCAGGGTGGTAAGTCAATGAAGGGTAGAATGAATGAAAATGGTTCTGCCAGTGTAAactcaaaaagtcaaaattctACTCATGATAGCATTGAAAAAGTATCCTCTGGATCCAATTCCCGTATCCTACATGGAAGAAAGAGTAGAAAACTTGGCAGATGTACTTTGTTGGTTCGTAGTTCTAAGAAGGGGCAAAATTCGGAAACTGATGGTTTCATTCCATATACTGGAAAACGGACACTACTTTCCTGGCTGATTGACTCTAAAACTGTGGAGTTAAGCCAAAAAGTGCAGTATATGAACCGTCGGCGGACTCGAGTAATGCTGGAGGGTTGGATTACACGAGATGGCATTCATTGTGGCTGCTGTAGTAAAATCCTCACTGTTTCGAAGTTTGAGATTCACGCAGGGAGCAAATTGCGTCAGCCATTTCAACACATATATCTGGATTCTGGGATTTCTCTTCTGCAGTGCCAGATTGACGCATGGAATAGCCAGGAAGAGTCTGAACGCATTGGTTTCCACTCTATAGACATAGATGGAGATGATCCAAATGATGACACTTGTGGCATCTGTGCAGATGGTGGGGATTTGATCTGTTGTGATGGTTGTCCATCAACATTTCATCAGAGTTGCTTGGACATACAG ACACTTCCACCTGGTGATTGGCACTGTCCAAATTGTACATGCAAATTTTGTGGGTTAGTCAGTGTGGGTGTTGCTGAAGGAGATGATTCTACGGCCTCTGCACTACTCAAGTGTAGTTTGTGTGAGAAAAAAT ATCATGAATCATGCATGCCAGAGACGGATGCTATTCCTGTTGATTCCAATAATCTAGTCCCTTCCTTTTGTGGGCAAAAATGTAAAGAG ATCTTTGAGCATTTGCAGAAGTATCTTGGAGTCAAACATGAACTGGAAGCAGGCTTTTCTTGGTCTCTTATTCATAGAATGGACGAAGACTCAGACACATCTCTTCGAGGGCTTCCTCAAAGGGTGGAAGGCAATTCTAAGCTAGCTGTTGCACTGACTGTTATGGATGAATGCTTTTTGCCAGTTGTTGACAGGAGGAGTggggttaatttgatacataaTGTTCTTTATAATTGTGG ATCAAACTTCAATCGAATAAACTATAGTGGCTTCTACACTGCTATTTTGGAGAGGGGTGATGAAATAATCTGTGCAGCATCTATCAG GTTCCATGGGACTAAGTTAGCAGAGATGCCATTTATTGGAACTCGCCACATATATAGGCGTCAAGGGATGTGCCGTCGGCTTTTTGGCGCTATTGAATCA GCTCTGTGCTCTCTCAAGGTTGAGAAACTGATTATTCCTGCAATTGCTGAACTCATGCATACATGGACTATGGTTTTTGGCTTCACTCCTCTTGAGGAATCTCTCAGGAAAGAAATGAGATCGATGAATATGTTGGTATTCCCTGGTACAGATATGTTACAGAAGCTGCTACTTGAGCAAGATAACATGGAGGGGAACATGACAGGCAGCACAG GCGCAAAGCAGATGGAGTGCAAAATCAAGCTTTCTACTAAGCCTGAGGCGGAAAATAAATCTGATGTGGATTCCTTAGCTGGGCATGATTCTAATGGGTGTAACAGCAATGGTTCGGATCTTGCTAAGGAGATAGCTGATGAAGTTGCAGCTGCAGATGATAAATCTGATAAGGACTCCTCTGTTGGGCATGATCCTCATGCGTGTGATGATACTGGTTTGCATGATGCTAATGAGTTAACTGATGAAGTTGTGGCTACAGATAATAAATGTGATATGAATTCCTCAGCAGATCTACATGGATATGGTGATGCTGGTCTGCAAGGTGGTGATGAACTAATGAATGAAGCTGCAGATGCTGACAATAAATCTGATATGGATTCATCAGCTGGGCGTGACCCTCAGGGGTGTGATAATTCTGGTTTGCGTGGTGCTAATGATTCTGTGGATGATAAATCTGGGATGGATTCTGCATCTGGGCATGATTCTCAAGGAGGTGATGATGCTGGTTTGCCCAGTGCCAATGAGACAGCTGATAATTTTGAAACTGCAGATTCGAGTTCTTTAGATGCTCTTAAACTTAAGATTCCAGCTTTGACCGAGCAGACTGTGTGTTCTGGCTCTCTTTCTGGAGACAAGTTAGCAGAGTCTGTTTCTAAGAAGAAACCTGACCCTCCCCCTAGTGTGAGCTGTGATGCAATAGAGATGGGAAATAAACCATTGTTGGATTTTCCTGTCAAAGATAATATGCAGTCTTCTGTCCAATGTCCGCTTGTGCCCTTAAATGATACTCTGGTGATGAGTAGTTCATTAGATGCTTCTGATGAAGTTAAAATTCCTGTTTCAGTTGAGGGGACTGCATGTTCTGACTCTCATGCGGAGGACAAGTTAGCTCAGTTGGCATCTGGCAGGAAATGTATGTCATCATCTGATATTAGTCATGATGTACTTGAGCTGGAAAACAAACCAGCAATGGATTTTCCTGTTGAAGATCATGCCCAGTCTCTGGAAGTGAGTGATATGGATGGGGTACATGAAGTAAATGACATTGACTGTCTTGAGCCTGTTCCTTCTTCAGGAGAAATTTTTGCAGAGAACACCACCAAGGAGATCAATGAAAAGCAAGATGTCTCTGATTCTACACAAAATGGTTCTG TGTCATGTGCTCGTCAATGGTGA
- the LOC126689409 gene encoding uncharacterized protein LOC126689409 isoform X1 encodes MEEGLRSGGPSGLVVKNRNSSGCLIVRKKSGDGVGGVAGSSSSRKVYERRKEKKRSRLVLSDSGSSDELLPTPRRRVAPETIRVCNGLSAYDKGIGEGSGVVRKRDRLDHVRHYEDGMIGRNGFDESERKRNKMDVFEFDEYDGLDGERMRRKRFDGSGIEVGGRRYFGSMDKPRGGMEREYETGPSRHGYDKRKNLYFDRTGGLNLGDNVDNGRFKMSRDGAQLPQSFLREKFGGHSDEPIRVQGKNGVLKVMVNKKKKLGGGPLENFDPRKAEESRKSLKTPDVAKRNIVIHSSSYPPETKLIEKPGLYVRPEKSQLALQKSLSSKNIKGVKWDSEDSDTSLKLRLKNVEAHDSMKKVSCKEENTPMKIVSSKEEKTPPCEKLPPTAIKEGKVRRGSGTEKQKLRERIRGMLLEAGWTIDYRPRRNRDYLDAVYINPSGTAYWSIIKAYDALQKQLKDEDDEAKVSGDIASFAPIADDVLSQLTRKTRKKIEKELKKKRRDYSDSENEAEPAVRRSASTKHDVDSMDSASHEEKLSSFIKQGGKSMKGRMNENGSASVNSKSQNSTHDSIEKVSSGSNSRILHGRKSRKLGRCTLLVRSSKKGQNSETDGFIPYTGKRTLLSWLIDSKTVELSQKVQYMNRRRTRVMLEGWITRDGIHCGCCSKILTVSKFEIHAGSKLRQPFQHIYLDSGISLLQCQIDAWNSQEESERIGFHSIDIDGDDPNDDTCGICADGGDLICCDGCPSTFHQSCLDIQTLPPGDWHCPNCTCKFCGLVSVGVAEGDDSTASALLKCSLCEKKYHESCMPETDAIPVDSNNLVPSFCGQKCKEIFEHLQKYLGVKHELEAGFSWSLIHRMDEDSDTSLRGLPQRVEGNSKLAVALTVMDECFLPVVDRRSGVNLIHNVLYNCGSNFNRINYSGFYTAILERGDEIICAASIRFHGTKLAEMPFIGTRHIYRRQGMCRRLFGAIESALCSLKVEKLIIPAIAELMHTWTMVFGFTPLEESLRKEMRSMNMLVFPGTDMLQKLLLEQDNMEGNMTGSTGAKQMECKIKLSTKPEAENKSDVDSLAGHDSNGCNSNGSDLAKEIADEVAAADDKSDKDSSVGHDPHACDDTGLHDANELTDEVVATDNKCDMNSSADLHGYGDAGLQGGDELMNEAADADNKSDMDSSAGRDPQGCDNSGLRGANDSVDDKSGMDSASGHDSQGGDDAGLPSANETADNFETADSSSLDALKLKIPALTEQTVCSGSLSGDKLAESVSKKKPDPPPSVSCDAIEMGNKPLLDFPVKDNMQSSVQCPLVPLNDTLVMSSSLDASDEVKIPVSVEGTACSDSHAEDKLAQLASGRKCMSSSDISHDVLELENKPAMDFPVEDHAQSLEVSDMDGVHEVNDIDCLEPVPSSGEIFAENTTKEINEKQDVSDSTQNGSGECSLQFKYDSNIQIVCETEGTLHASDSDDKSETAARERKTESSSV; translated from the exons ATGGAAGAGGGGTTGAGATCTGGTGGCCCTTCGGGGCTAGTGGTGAAGAATAGGAACTCTTCGGGTTGTTTAATCGTTAGGAAAAAGAGTGGGGATGGGGTGGGAGGAGTGGCTGGTTCTTCGAGTTCTCGAAAGGTTTACGAGCggagaaaggagaagaagaggtcTAGGTTGGTTTTGAGTGATTCGGGGTCGAGTGACGAGCTTTTGCCCACGCCTCGGAGAAGGGTTGCCCCTGAAACTATTAGGGTTTGCAATGGTTTATCTGCCTATGATAAGGGTATTGGAGAGGGGAGTGGAGTTGTTCGAAAGAGGGATAGGTTGGATCATGTTAGGCATTATGAGGATGGTATGATTGGTAGGAATGGCTTTGATGAGAGCGAAaggaagaggaataagatggatgtttttgagtttgatgAGTATGATGGGCTTGATGGGGAAAGGATGCGTAGGAAACGTTTCGATGGTAGTGGAATTGAAGTTGGAGGAAGGAGGTATTTTGGATCGATGGATAAGCCTCGAGGTGGGATGGAGAGGGAATATGAAACCGGGCCGAGTAGACATGGTTATGAcaagagaaaaaatttatattttgaccGGACAGGTGGCTTGAATTTGGGAGATAATGTGGATAATGGTAGGTTTAAGATGAGTAGAGATGGAGCTCAGCTACCTCAATCATTTTTAAGGGAGAAGTTCGGGGGTCATTCAGATGAGCCGATTAGAGTTCAGGGCAAAAATGGTGTTTTGAAGGTGATGgtaaacaagaagaagaaattgggTGGTGGGCCTTTGGAAAATTTTGATCCCCGCAAAGCTGAGGAAAGTAGAAAGAGTTTGAAAACTCCAGATGTTGCTAAAAGGAATATAGTAATTCATTCTTCATCATACCCACCTGAGACAAAACTTATAGAGAAACCAGGTTTATATGTCCGGCCAGAAAAAAGTCAGCTGGCTTTGCAGAAATCTCTATCAAGTAAGAATATCAAGGGTGTCAAATGGGATTCAGAGGACAGTGATACGTCATTAAAGCTAAGATTGAAGAATGTGGAGGCCCATGATTCTATGAAGAAGGTAAGTTGCAAAGAAGAAAATACTCCTATGAAAATAGTAAGTTCCAAAGAAGAAAAGACTCCTCCTTGTGAGAAGCTCCCACCAACTGCAATTAAAGAAGGAAAAGTTAGGCGTGGTAGTGGCACAGAAAAGCAAAAACTGCGTGAACGGATTAGAGGGATGCTTCTGGAAGCTGGCTGGACAATAGATTATAGGCCTAGGAGGAACAGAGACTATCTAGATGCTGTGTACATTAATCCCTCAGGAACAGCGTACTGGTCAATCATCAAGGCCTATGACGCACTTCAAAAGCAATTGAAAGACGAGGATGATGAGGCCAAAGTCAGTGGGGACATTGCTTCATTTGCTCCTATAGCAGATGATGTGCTCAGCCAATTAACCAGGAAAACTCGAAAGAAAATTGAGAAGGAACTGAAAAAGAAGCGAAGAGATTACAGTGATAGTGAGAATGAAGCAGAACCTGCTGTGAGAAGATCTGCAAGTACCAAGCATGATGTGGATAGCATGGACAGTGCTAGCCATGAAGAGAAACTAAGCTCCTTCATAAAGCAGGGTGGTAAGTCAATGAAGGGTAGAATGAATGAAAATGGTTCTGCCAGTGTAAactcaaaaagtcaaaattctACTCATGATAGCATTGAAAAAGTATCCTCTGGATCCAATTCCCGTATCCTACATGGAAGAAAGAGTAGAAAACTTGGCAGATGTACTTTGTTGGTTCGTAGTTCTAAGAAGGGGCAAAATTCGGAAACTGATGGTTTCATTCCATATACTGGAAAACGGACACTACTTTCCTGGCTGATTGACTCTAAAACTGTGGAGTTAAGCCAAAAAGTGCAGTATATGAACCGTCGGCGGACTCGAGTAATGCTGGAGGGTTGGATTACACGAGATGGCATTCATTGTGGCTGCTGTAGTAAAATCCTCACTGTTTCGAAGTTTGAGATTCACGCAGGGAGCAAATTGCGTCAGCCATTTCAACACATATATCTGGATTCTGGGATTTCTCTTCTGCAGTGCCAGATTGACGCATGGAATAGCCAGGAAGAGTCTGAACGCATTGGTTTCCACTCTATAGACATAGATGGAGATGATCCAAATGATGACACTTGTGGCATCTGTGCAGATGGTGGGGATTTGATCTGTTGTGATGGTTGTCCATCAACATTTCATCAGAGTTGCTTGGACATACAG ACACTTCCACCTGGTGATTGGCACTGTCCAAATTGTACATGCAAATTTTGTGGGTTAGTCAGTGTGGGTGTTGCTGAAGGAGATGATTCTACGGCCTCTGCACTACTCAAGTGTAGTTTGTGTGAGAAAAAAT ATCATGAATCATGCATGCCAGAGACGGATGCTATTCCTGTTGATTCCAATAATCTAGTCCCTTCCTTTTGTGGGCAAAAATGTAAAGAG ATCTTTGAGCATTTGCAGAAGTATCTTGGAGTCAAACATGAACTGGAAGCAGGCTTTTCTTGGTCTCTTATTCATAGAATGGACGAAGACTCAGACACATCTCTTCGAGGGCTTCCTCAAAGGGTGGAAGGCAATTCTAAGCTAGCTGTTGCACTGACTGTTATGGATGAATGCTTTTTGCCAGTTGTTGACAGGAGGAGTggggttaatttgatacataaTGTTCTTTATAATTGTGG ATCAAACTTCAATCGAATAAACTATAGTGGCTTCTACACTGCTATTTTGGAGAGGGGTGATGAAATAATCTGTGCAGCATCTATCAG GTTCCATGGGACTAAGTTAGCAGAGATGCCATTTATTGGAACTCGCCACATATATAGGCGTCAAGGGATGTGCCGTCGGCTTTTTGGCGCTATTGAATCA GCTCTGTGCTCTCTCAAGGTTGAGAAACTGATTATTCCTGCAATTGCTGAACTCATGCATACATGGACTATGGTTTTTGGCTTCACTCCTCTTGAGGAATCTCTCAGGAAAGAAATGAGATCGATGAATATGTTGGTATTCCCTGGTACAGATATGTTACAGAAGCTGCTACTTGAGCAAGATAACATGGAGGGGAACATGACAGGCAGCACAG GCGCAAAGCAGATGGAGTGCAAAATCAAGCTTTCTACTAAGCCTGAGGCGGAAAATAAATCTGATGTGGATTCCTTAGCTGGGCATGATTCTAATGGGTGTAACAGCAATGGTTCGGATCTTGCTAAGGAGATAGCTGATGAAGTTGCAGCTGCAGATGATAAATCTGATAAGGACTCCTCTGTTGGGCATGATCCTCATGCGTGTGATGATACTGGTTTGCATGATGCTAATGAGTTAACTGATGAAGTTGTGGCTACAGATAATAAATGTGATATGAATTCCTCAGCAGATCTACATGGATATGGTGATGCTGGTCTGCAAGGTGGTGATGAACTAATGAATGAAGCTGCAGATGCTGACAATAAATCTGATATGGATTCATCAGCTGGGCGTGACCCTCAGGGGTGTGATAATTCTGGTTTGCGTGGTGCTAATGATTCTGTGGATGATAAATCTGGGATGGATTCTGCATCTGGGCATGATTCTCAAGGAGGTGATGATGCTGGTTTGCCCAGTGCCAATGAGACAGCTGATAATTTTGAAACTGCAGATTCGAGTTCTTTAGATGCTCTTAAACTTAAGATTCCAGCTTTGACCGAGCAGACTGTGTGTTCTGGCTCTCTTTCTGGAGACAAGTTAGCAGAGTCTGTTTCTAAGAAGAAACCTGACCCTCCCCCTAGTGTGAGCTGTGATGCAATAGAGATGGGAAATAAACCATTGTTGGATTTTCCTGTCAAAGATAATATGCAGTCTTCTGTCCAATGTCCGCTTGTGCCCTTAAATGATACTCTGGTGATGAGTAGTTCATTAGATGCTTCTGATGAAGTTAAAATTCCTGTTTCAGTTGAGGGGACTGCATGTTCTGACTCTCATGCGGAGGACAAGTTAGCTCAGTTGGCATCTGGCAGGAAATGTATGTCATCATCTGATATTAGTCATGATGTACTTGAGCTGGAAAACAAACCAGCAATGGATTTTCCTGTTGAAGATCATGCCCAGTCTCTGGAAGTGAGTGATATGGATGGGGTACATGAAGTAAATGACATTGACTGTCTTGAGCCTGTTCCTTCTTCAGGAGAAATTTTTGCAGAGAACACCACCAAGGAGATCAATGAAAAGCAAGATGTCTCTGATTCTACACAAAATGGTTCTGGTGAGTGTTCCTTGCAATTTAAATAtgattcaaatattcaaattgTGTGTGAGACAGAGGGCACATTACATGCATCTGATTCTGATGACAAGTCTGAGACTGCTGCACGTGAAAGAAAGACTGAATCCAGTTCTGTTTGA